In a single window of the Drosophila subpulchrella strain 33 F10 #4 breed RU33 chromosome X, RU_Dsub_v1.1 Primary Assembly, whole genome shotgun sequence genome:
- the LOC119558380 gene encoding UPF0746 protein DDB_G0281095-like, producing MTPPRLSRYLMAVRGGRDGEQHSKNSQTDEEKQRDRQRNEREAKKEEQDAINYKRDKEQREARLLDFEIRRQQKRDEQQQQRQQQQQLQQHREQQQQHQREQQQQQHRDQQQQHQQSSEKSPPTSSSAAAAAAAAAAAAAHQTHPHPQQQQQQQQQQQRQHLHLQQQHLQHQQQQQQQQQSTGSGSSNTPVTPKLQTPPPDRSLPPAFRSRSIEREILYERKRFSQPEAGEIKVFHH from the exons ATGACACCGCCCCGGCTGAGTCGCTATTTGATGGCAGTGCGTGGTGGGCGTGATGGGGAGCAGC ACAGCAAGAACTCGCAGACCGACGAAGAGAAGCAGCGCGATCGACAGCGAAACGAGCGCGAGGCCAAAAAGGAAGAGCAGGACGCCATCAACTACAAG CGCGACAAGGAGCAACGCGAGGCCCGTCTGCTGGACTTTGAGATACGCCGCCAGCAGAAGCGGgacgagcagcagcagcagcgccagcagcagcagcaactgcagcagcaccgcgagcagcagcagcaacaccagcgcgagcagcagcagcagcagcaccgcgaccagcagcagcaacatcagcagtcCAGCGAGAAGAGTCCGcccacctcctcctccgccgccgccgccgcagccgcagccgccgccgctgccgcccACCAAACGCATCCTcatccgcagcagcagcaacagcaacagcagcagcagcagcgacaGCACTTGCacctgcagcagcaacacctgcaacaccagcagcagcagcagcaacaacaacagtcaacgggcagcggcagcagcaacacaccCGTGACCCCCAAGTTGCAGACACCGCCCCCCGATCGATCGCTGCCCCCCGCCTTCCGGAGCCGCTCCATCGAGCGGGAGATTCTCTACGAGCGGAAGCGATTCTCGCAGCCGGAAGCCGGCGAGATCAAGGTTTTCCATCACTAA